In a genomic window of Stakelama saccharophila:
- a CDS encoding TonB-dependent receptor domain-containing protein has protein sequence MLKPTLLSACAGSALMLALAAPVHAQDTDDAGQAAAEPSAQGETGTPLAGDEANPPMSQDIIVTAQGRRQVLADVPVAISAVNAESLEKSGASDIRELNQLAPSLLVSSTGNEANGSARIRGIGTVGDNPGLESSVAVFIDGVYRSRSGNALGELGPIDRVEIQRGPQGTLGGRNSSAGLISIYTAPPEFDFSGYGSASYGNYDHYRFEAGVNAPLTETLAARIDGVYAKRDGFYTDVVNDTDVNNKDRYLVRGQLLFEPSSAIRLRLVGDYSKKDEACCAATFVQPEFAPLARLADDISVLDTNNAPFDYPGTQTPALTSTANPIIPILLGLGQDPRALNQSTFDRDIYMSPGRSFAGQTEDYGVSLQGDFEFGDVNLTSITAYREYSNFQGSDTDYTQVDILYRAPNENGGARAFKTFSQEFRLSGTLFGDKLDWLVGAYYANEKLEVRDNLRFGNQYGAFAPCRIVNAVNPALASPTSTGCLSATGRAILSAANGGAGAFGPATPLIFAGLDTLAQINDLGSDVDIYNQDSENFALFTHNIFHVTDKLDVTLGVRYTNETKDFHSSFTNDNIYCPINRDLLSPLLANAALAPLAGGIISLSCQGNSTSELDGLELSDKRKEDEFTGTAVVSYRPVEDWMVYASYSRGYKAGGFNLDRSALGNPLFNPATNGSTANLQFGAETVNAYEVGAKYGGRNFSFGIAAFREEFDNFQLNTFNGSVFLVQNINACSTDLNGGDTDADASTGSCSPDDVRPGVISQGVELESAITPVRDLSVTMGITYADTKYRHDLIGTNNGAPLDPALRLLPGDNLSNAPELTGTASLSYTPPIGNSGLSGLFYVNARTVDDYNTGSDLLYGKEQDSYTVVNARIGLRGPDQAWSIEAWAQNLFDTQYTQVAFNTPFVASQQTYSAYLAEPRTYGVTVRGKF, from the coding sequence ATGCTTAAGCCGACGCTTCTTTCGGCCTGCGCGGGCTCGGCGCTCATGCTCGCGCTCGCCGCGCCCGTGCATGCACAGGACACGGACGACGCCGGGCAGGCAGCCGCCGAACCGTCGGCGCAGGGCGAAACGGGAACGCCGCTTGCCGGGGATGAGGCCAATCCACCGATGTCGCAGGACATCATTGTCACCGCGCAGGGACGCCGTCAGGTGCTGGCCGACGTGCCGGTCGCCATTTCGGCGGTAAATGCCGAGAGCCTGGAGAAATCGGGAGCCAGCGACATTCGCGAGCTGAATCAGCTCGCGCCGTCGCTGCTGGTGTCCTCGACGGGTAACGAAGCGAATGGATCGGCGCGCATCCGCGGAATCGGCACCGTTGGCGACAATCCGGGCCTGGAAAGCTCGGTCGCGGTCTTCATCGACGGTGTCTATCGTTCGCGCAGCGGCAATGCGCTGGGCGAACTGGGGCCGATCGACCGGGTCGAGATCCAGCGCGGTCCCCAGGGCACGCTGGGCGGGCGCAACTCGTCGGCCGGGCTTATCAGCATCTATACCGCGCCGCCGGAATTCGACTTTTCGGGCTATGGTTCGGCCAGCTACGGCAATTACGACCATTACCGGTTCGAAGCAGGCGTCAACGCGCCCCTGACGGAGACGCTCGCGGCGCGGATCGACGGCGTCTATGCCAAGCGCGACGGCTTCTATACCGATGTCGTCAACGATACCGACGTCAACAACAAGGACCGGTATCTGGTTCGCGGCCAATTGCTGTTCGAGCCGAGTTCGGCCATCCGGCTGCGGCTGGTCGGCGACTATTCGAAAAAGGACGAAGCCTGCTGCGCGGCCACCTTCGTCCAGCCGGAATTTGCGCCGCTCGCGCGCCTTGCGGACGATATTTCGGTTCTCGATACCAACAACGCGCCATTCGATTATCCCGGTACGCAGACGCCCGCACTGACCAGCACGGCCAATCCGATCATCCCGATCCTGCTCGGCCTGGGGCAGGATCCGCGCGCGCTCAATCAGAGCACCTTCGACCGCGACATCTATATGTCACCCGGCCGTTCCTTCGCCGGCCAGACCGAGGATTACGGCGTCTCGCTGCAGGGCGATTTCGAGTTCGGCGACGTCAACCTGACCTCGATCACGGCGTACCGCGAATATTCCAACTTCCAGGGGTCGGATACCGACTATACGCAGGTCGACATCCTGTACCGTGCGCCGAACGAAAATGGCGGGGCGCGGGCGTTCAAGACATTTTCACAGGAGTTTCGGCTTTCGGGCACGCTGTTCGGGGACAAGCTGGACTGGCTGGTCGGCGCCTATTACGCCAACGAAAAGCTGGAGGTGCGGGACAATCTGCGCTTCGGCAACCAATATGGCGCGTTCGCGCCGTGCCGGATCGTCAACGCGGTCAACCCGGCGCTGGCATCACCCACGAGCACCGGCTGCCTGAGCGCGACGGGCCGCGCCATCCTGTCCGCGGCCAATGGCGGCGCGGGCGCGTTCGGCCCGGCCACGCCGCTGATCTTCGCCGGGCTCGACACGCTGGCGCAGATCAACGACCTGGGCTCGGACGTCGACATCTATAATCAGGACAGCGAGAATTTCGCGCTGTTCACCCACAACATCTTCCATGTCACCGACAAGCTGGATGTCACGCTGGGCGTGCGGTACACGAACGAGACCAAGGATTTCCACTCCTCCTTCACCAACGACAACATCTATTGCCCGATCAATCGCGACCTTTTGTCGCCGCTACTCGCCAATGCCGCGCTGGCGCCGCTGGCGGGGGGCATCATCTCGCTGTCGTGCCAGGGCAATTCGACGTCCGAACTGGATGGCCTGGAACTGTCGGACAAGCGCAAGGAGGACGAATTCACCGGCACGGCGGTCGTGTCCTACCGACCGGTGGAGGACTGGATGGTCTATGCCAGCTATTCGCGCGGCTACAAGGCGGGCGGATTCAATCTCGATCGGTCGGCGCTCGGCAATCCGCTGTTCAACCCGGCGACCAACGGTTCGACCGCCAATCTGCAATTCGGCGCGGAAACGGTGAACGCCTATGAAGTCGGCGCGAAATATGGCGGGCGCAATTTCAGCTTCGGCATCGCCGCGTTCCGCGAGGAATTCGACAATTTCCAGTTGAACACCTTCAACGGATCGGTGTTCCTGGTGCAGAACATCAACGCCTGTTCGACGGATTTAAACGGGGGCGACACGGACGCCGACGCTTCCACCGGGTCCTGCTCACCCGACGACGTTCGGCCGGGCGTGATCTCGCAGGGCGTAGAGCTGGAAAGCGCGATTACGCCGGTGCGCGACCTCAGCGTGACGATGGGCATCACCTATGCCGACACCAAATATCGCCACGACCTGATCGGCACCAACAACGGCGCGCCGCTCGATCCGGCGCTGCGGCTGCTGCCCGGCGACAATCTGTCGAACGCGCCCGAGCTGACGGGTACGGCCTCGCTGTCCTACACGCCGCCGATCGGAAATTCGGGGCTGTCGGGGCTGTTCTACGTGAACGCGCGCACGGTCGACGACTACAATACCGGGTCTGATTTGCTCTATGGCAAGGAGCAGGACAGCTATACCGTTGTGAACGCCAGGATCGGGCTGCGCGGGCCGGACCAGGCCTGGTCGATCGAGGCCTGGGCGCAAAACCTGTTCGATACGCAATATACGCAGGTCGCATTCAACACGCCATTTGTGGCGTCGCAGCAGACCTATTCGGCCTATCTCGCCGAACCGCGGACCTATGGCGTCACGGTGCGCGGCAAATTCTGA
- a CDS encoding TetR/AcrR family transcriptional regulator, whose amino-acid sequence MTAAEAAAPAAEKGTKRFQAKRDAILAAAADAINEQSAKGMTFADVARRVGLNTTSVTYYFKRKEDLAAACFDYTLDYLQSMLDEAMAEPTPEQRVDRLLSTNMARLARIERGEETSYAILSDLRAMEGPVKNELLRKWQRVFRTARQLWGEEKSREHKDLLGARAHVLLENIFWLAAWLDRYALDQYDRVEARLMDVFRYGIAPADAKWQPNLLNVAYEEPEPGRESFLVAATRLINELGYRGASVQKIASELNVTKGSFYHHLDAKDDLVIECYKRSFDTIAEAQREADAGGGTHWQRLSSMIATLLDVQFSEHGPLLRTTALSGLPLRARQGMIDRSNRIARRFAGTIIDGISEGSIRAIDPLVASQALMAAQNAAFDLRKWASTMERERAVALYASTIAFGMFDDRILDA is encoded by the coding sequence ATGACTGCAGCGGAGGCTGCCGCACCGGCGGCGGAAAAGGGGACCAAGCGTTTTCAGGCCAAGCGGGATGCCATCCTCGCCGCGGCCGCGGACGCGATCAACGAACAGAGCGCGAAGGGCATGACCTTCGCCGACGTGGCGCGCCGCGTCGGGCTGAACACCACCAGCGTCACCTATTATTTCAAGCGCAAGGAAGACCTGGCGGCGGCGTGTTTCGACTATACGCTCGACTACCTGCAATCCATGCTCGACGAGGCGATGGCGGAGCCCACGCCGGAACAGCGGGTCGACAGGCTGCTTTCGACCAACATGGCCCGGCTGGCGCGCATCGAGCGCGGCGAGGAAACCTCCTACGCCATCCTGTCCGACCTCCGCGCGATGGAAGGACCGGTCAAGAATGAACTGCTGCGCAAATGGCAGCGCGTATTCCGCACCGCGCGCCAGTTGTGGGGCGAGGAGAAATCGCGCGAGCACAAGGATCTGCTGGGCGCCCGCGCCCATGTCCTGCTGGAGAACATCTTCTGGCTCGCCGCCTGGCTCGACCGCTACGCGCTCGACCAGTATGACCGGGTGGAGGCGCGGCTGATGGACGTGTTCCGCTATGGCATCGCCCCGGCCGACGCGAAATGGCAGCCGAACCTGCTGAACGTCGCGTATGAAGAGCCGGAGCCGGGCCGCGAATCCTTCCTCGTCGCGGCCACCCGCCTCATCAACGAACTGGGCTATCGCGGCGCGTCGGTGCAGAAGATCGCCTCGGAACTGAACGTGACCAAGGGCAGTTTCTATCACCATCTCGACGCCAAGGATGATCTGGTGATCGAATGCTACAAGCGCAGCTTCGACACTATTGCGGAGGCGCAGCGAGAGGCCGATGCCGGCGGCGGCACGCACTGGCAGCGCCTGTCGAGCATGATCGCGACGTTGCTCGACGTGCAGTTTTCCGAACATGGCCCGCTTCTGCGCACGACGGCATTGTCCGGCCTGCCGTTGCGTGCGCGCCAGGGCATGATCGACCGCTCCAATCGCATCGCCCGGCGGTTCGCCGGCACGATTATCGACGGCATCAGCGAAGGCTCGATCCGCGCCATCGACCCGCTGGTCGCCAGCCAGGCGCTGATGGCGGCGCAAAATGCCGCCTTCGACCTGCGCAAATGGGCCTCGACGATGGAGCGCGAGCGCGCGGTCGCGCTTTACGCCTCGACCATCGCCTTTGGCATGTTCGACGACCGCATCCTGGATGCGTGA
- a CDS encoding acyl-CoA dehydrogenase family protein, with amino-acid sequence MDFTLTERETCFRDRVRAFIDTHIRPRQDDYAAQVREGERWKVIPVVEEVKALARREGLWNFFMPPDSGQQHVDDSFVFEGEQLTNLEYALCAEEMGRIGWASECFNCSAPDTGNMEVLHRYGTREQKERWLRPLMEGEIRSAFLMTEPAVASSDATNIETSMVRDGDHYVINGRKWWSSGTGDPRCKIAIVMGKTNPDAARHAQHSQILVPLDAEGVTIERMLSVYGYDHAPHGHGEVVLKDVRVPVGNVLLGEGRGFEIAQGRLGPGRIHHCMRTIGVAEEAIAAMAGRLVSRIAFGKRISDHSVWEQRIARARIDIEMTRLLCLKAADMMDKAGNKAARQEIAMIKVQAPAMALQILDDAVQAHGGAGVSGDFALASAWANVRTLRLADGPDEVHNRAIARAEFGKYGELKVDRPS; translated from the coding sequence ATGGATTTCACCCTCACCGAGCGGGAAACCTGTTTCCGGGATCGGGTGCGGGCGTTCATCGACACGCATATCCGGCCGCGCCAGGACGACTATGCCGCTCAGGTGCGCGAGGGCGAGCGCTGGAAGGTGATTCCGGTCGTCGAGGAAGTGAAGGCTCTCGCCAGGCGCGAAGGGCTGTGGAATTTCTTCATGCCGCCGGATTCGGGACAGCAGCATGTCGATGACAGCTTTGTCTTCGAGGGCGAGCAGCTCACCAATCTCGAATATGCGCTATGCGCCGAGGAGATGGGCCGGATCGGCTGGGCGAGCGAATGCTTCAACTGCTCCGCGCCCGATACCGGCAATATGGAGGTGCTTCACCGCTACGGCACGCGCGAACAGAAGGAGCGGTGGTTGCGGCCGCTGATGGAGGGCGAGATTCGCTCCGCCTTTCTGATGACCGAACCGGCGGTGGCATCGTCGGATGCCACCAATATCGAGACGTCGATGGTCCGCGACGGTGATCACTATGTCATCAACGGCCGCAAATGGTGGTCGAGCGGCACCGGCGATCCGCGCTGCAAGATCGCCATCGTCATGGGCAAGACCAACCCCGACGCCGCGCGCCATGCGCAACATTCGCAGATCCTCGTGCCGCTCGATGCCGAGGGTGTCACGATCGAACGGATGCTGAGCGTCTATGGCTATGACCACGCGCCGCACGGGCACGGCGAGGTGGTGCTGAAGGACGTGCGCGTGCCGGTCGGCAATGTCCTGCTGGGCGAGGGGCGCGGGTTCGAGATCGCGCAGGGGCGGCTGGGGCCGGGACGCATCCACCATTGCATGCGCACCATCGGCGTCGCGGAGGAGGCGATCGCGGCGATGGCCGGGCGGCTGGTGTCGCGCATTGCGTTCGGCAAGCGCATTTCCGATCATTCGGTATGGGAACAGCGTATCGCCCGCGCGCGCATCGATATCGAGATGACGCGACTTCTCTGCCTCAAGGCCGCGGACATGATGGACAAGGCGGGCAACAAGGCGGCCAGACAGGAAATCGCGATGATTAAGGTGCAGGCGCCGGCCATGGCGCTGCAGATCCTCGACGATGCGGTCCAGGCGCATGGCGGCGCGGGCGTGTCGGGCGATTTCGCCCTGGCGAGCGCCTGGGCGAATGTCCGCACGTTGCGTTTGGCCGACGGGCCCGACGAGGTTCACAACCGCGCCATAGCACGCGCCGAATTCGGGAAATATGGCGAGTTAAAGGTGGATCGGCCGAGCTAG